The Bryobacteraceae bacterium genome includes a window with the following:
- the yjeE gene encoding tRNA (adenosine(37)-N6)-threonylcarbamoyltransferase complex ATPase subunit type 1 TsaE — protein sequence MRTRTFTTQNEEETIALAAELAREWTPPRCVLLIGNLGAGKTTFAKGVAEGLGAAPRDEISSPTFALIHEHGGGLLYHVDLYRLDTEQEAASLGLDEILTRQAVVLLEWAERFPRLLPEERVEVRIEPRGDETRWIEVKELP from the coding sequence ATGAGGACGCGCACGTTCACGACGCAGAACGAGGAGGAGACGATCGCGCTGGCGGCGGAGCTGGCGCGGGAGTGGACGCCGCCGCGGTGCGTGCTGCTGATCGGGAATCTGGGTGCGGGCAAGACGACGTTCGCCAAAGGCGTGGCGGAAGGGCTGGGCGCGGCGCCGCGGGACGAGATCTCGAGCCCGACGTTCGCGCTGATCCACGAGCACGGCGGCGGGCTGCTGTATCACGTGGATCTGTACCGGCTGGACACGGAGCAGGAGGCGGCTTCGCTGGGGCTGGACGAGATTCTGACGCGGCAGGCGGTGGTGCTGCTGGAGTGGGCGGAGCGGTTTCCGCGGCTGCTGCCGGAAGAGAGAGTGGAGGTGCGGATCGAACCGCGGGGGGATGAAACGCGTTGGATTGAAGTGAAGGAGCTGCCTTGA
- the nnr gene encoding bifunctional NAD(P)H-hydrate repair enzyme Nnr: MKILTAEQMREIDRKTIEAGVPSIVLMENAACRFVEFLDREYEPLKHQRIVVICGKGNNGGDGMAIARQLHLRFRPRSLDVVLAWPPEELRGDAEINYRMLQALGVRVHREITPVMRAATLVIDALLGTGLSGPARGVALDFIREMNSGFPRARDSVVSVDMPSGLCEDGESVLPAHTVTFTAPKVEQVLPPLCDRVGRLHVVPIGTPDEMLERDASLWLELIETRHFRRLFEPRPRGSHKGDFGHVLVIGGWEGKGGAAAMAGWAALKAGAGLVTVACAEAERRTVTSLAPELMTQGLSEDPGDKDVIALGPGLGRDPEMVSLAQRLFLQSALPMVVDADGLNALARTSFRGPGPWRVLTPHPGEMARLAGCTSVDIQADRVGVARRFAMERHVVLVLKGQRTLIAFPDGRVFVNPTGTPAMATAGAGDILTGLIAGLLAQWPDRREEALMAAVWLHGRAGELAAEASTEWCVTATDLVRFLPEAIREAAA; the protein is encoded by the coding sequence ATGAAGATCCTGACAGCGGAACAGATGCGTGAGATCGACCGGAAGACGATCGAGGCGGGGGTGCCGTCGATCGTGCTGATGGAGAATGCGGCGTGCCGGTTTGTGGAGTTTCTGGACCGCGAATACGAGCCGCTGAAGCATCAGCGGATTGTGGTGATCTGCGGCAAGGGGAACAACGGGGGCGACGGCATGGCGATCGCGCGGCAGCTGCATCTGCGCTTCCGTCCGAGGTCGCTGGACGTGGTGCTGGCGTGGCCGCCGGAGGAGCTGCGGGGCGACGCGGAGATCAACTACCGGATGCTGCAGGCGCTGGGCGTGCGCGTCCACCGCGAGATCACACCCGTGATGCGGGCTGCGACGCTGGTGATCGATGCGCTGCTGGGGACGGGGTTGAGCGGACCGGCGCGGGGCGTGGCGCTGGATTTCATCCGCGAGATGAACAGCGGATTTCCGCGCGCGCGGGACTCGGTGGTGAGCGTGGACATGCCGTCGGGGTTGTGCGAGGACGGCGAGAGCGTGCTGCCGGCGCATACGGTGACTTTCACTGCGCCGAAAGTGGAGCAGGTGCTGCCGCCGCTGTGCGACCGGGTGGGGCGGCTGCACGTGGTTCCGATTGGAACGCCGGACGAGATGCTGGAGCGGGATGCGTCGCTGTGGCTGGAGCTGATCGAGACGCGGCATTTCCGGCGGCTGTTCGAGCCGCGGCCGAGGGGCTCGCACAAAGGCGACTTCGGGCATGTGCTGGTGATCGGAGGATGGGAAGGCAAGGGCGGCGCGGCGGCGATGGCGGGCTGGGCGGCGCTGAAAGCGGGGGCGGGGCTGGTGACGGTGGCGTGCGCGGAGGCGGAGAGGCGGACGGTGACGTCGCTGGCGCCGGAGCTGATGACGCAGGGGCTGAGCGAGGATCCGGGAGACAAGGACGTGATCGCGCTGGGGCCGGGCCTGGGAAGGGACCCGGAGATGGTGTCGCTGGCGCAGCGGCTGTTTCTGCAATCGGCGCTGCCGATGGTGGTGGATGCCGACGGGCTGAACGCGCTGGCGCGGACGTCGTTCCGGGGGCCGGGGCCGTGGCGGGTGCTGACGCCGCATCCGGGCGAGATGGCGCGGCTGGCGGGGTGCACGAGCGTGGACATTCAGGCGGACCGCGTGGGCGTGGCGCGGCGGTTTGCGATGGAGCGGCATGTGGTGCTGGTGCTGAAGGGGCAGCGCACGCTGATCGCGTTTCCGGACGGGCGCGTGTTCGTGAATCCGACAGGGACGCCGGCGATGGCGACGGCGGGGGCTGGTGACATTCTGACGGGGCTGATTGCCGGGCTGCTGGCGCAGTGGCCGGACCGGCGGGAAGAGGCGCTGATGGCGGCGGTGTGGCTGCACGGGCGCGCGGGCGAGCTGGCGGCGGAGGCGTCGACAGAGTGGTGCGTGACGGCGACGGACCTGGTGCGGTTCCTGCCGGAGGCGATCCGGGAAGCGGCGGCATGA
- a CDS encoding potassium transporter TrkA, which produces MLTHGRRVKILAAAVLATLSLGTAGFALIADYPPVDALYMAIMTMTTVGYGEIHPLGRAGRVFNSFYMVISVSTMLLVIGVMTQAILEAQFRDVFGRRRVRKMIESLRGHSIVCGFGRVGRGAAAELRKNGENVVVVDRDEKRLEQARRQGCVALNGDATSDDSLREAGIERAAGLVAALSTDADNLFVVMSAKALNGGLRVAARASDEPTERKLVRAGADTVLAPYKTAGAQLALSLLKPHVRQFLEFALATPEWNVRIEQVEVDRASDLVGKSLAEARIRGEMQVVVPAIRRAGGGMEFNPPAAAVIEPGDCLVVMGEAEPLRRFEARATGGGER; this is translated from the coding sequence ATGCTGACGCACGGGCGCAGGGTGAAGATTCTGGCTGCGGCGGTGCTGGCCACGCTGAGCCTGGGGACGGCGGGGTTCGCGCTGATTGCGGATTATCCGCCGGTGGACGCGCTGTACATGGCCATCATGACGATGACGACGGTGGGCTACGGGGAGATCCATCCGCTGGGGCGCGCGGGGCGGGTGTTCAACTCGTTTTACATGGTGATCAGCGTCAGCACGATGCTGCTGGTGATCGGCGTGATGACGCAGGCGATCCTGGAGGCGCAGTTCCGCGATGTGTTCGGCAGGAGAAGGGTAAGGAAGATGATCGAATCGCTGCGGGGGCATTCCATTGTGTGCGGGTTCGGGCGGGTGGGGCGCGGAGCGGCGGCGGAGCTGCGCAAGAACGGGGAGAACGTGGTGGTGGTGGACCGCGACGAGAAGCGGCTGGAGCAGGCGCGGAGGCAGGGGTGCGTGGCGCTGAACGGGGACGCGACGTCGGATGATTCCCTTCGCGAGGCGGGCATTGAACGGGCGGCGGGGCTGGTGGCGGCGCTGAGCACGGACGCGGACAACCTGTTCGTGGTGATGTCGGCGAAGGCGCTGAATGGAGGGCTGCGCGTGGCGGCGCGCGCTTCGGACGAACCGACAGAGAGGAAGCTGGTGCGGGCGGGAGCGGACACGGTGCTGGCGCCGTACAAGACGGCCGGGGCGCAACTGGCGCTGTCGCTGCTGAAGCCGCATGTGCGGCAGTTTCTGGAATTCGCGCTGGCGACGCCTGAATGGAACGTGCGCATCGAGCAAGTGGAAGTGGATAGGGCCAGCGACCTGGTGGGAAAATCGCTGGCGGAGGCGCGTATCCGGGGCGAGATGCAGGTGGTTGTGCCGGCCATCCGCCGAGCGGGCGGCGGCATGGAGTTCAATCCGCCGGCGGCGGCGGTGATCGAGCCTGGCGACTGCCTGGTGGTGATGGGCGAGGCCGAGCCGCTGCGGCGGTTCGAGGCGCGCGCCACGGGAGGCGGCGAGCGATGA
- a CDS encoding cytokinin riboside 5'-monophosphate phosphoribohydrolase, with translation MKKSRHMNRAPLAYKNEAFLDSWNGRAIRILAEYLEPLDRFSREKIRDTVVFFGSARITEDGPLARYYHEAREFARLITQWSNALEPPTRRFVVCTGGGPGIMEAANRGARDAGGKSIGLNIALPHEQYPNPYITPELNFEFNYFFMRKFWFAYLAKALIVFPGGFGTLDELTELLTLAQTQKLEKKIMIMLYGREYWREIINFDALARHGMISPEDLELMEFVDDVHTALDHLKKFLTENYLQPQQIRAAEEMPDIAKSRL, from the coding sequence ATGAAGAAAAGCCGCCACATGAACCGCGCGCCGCTGGCGTACAAGAACGAGGCGTTTCTGGACAGCTGGAACGGAAGGGCGATCCGGATTCTGGCGGAATATCTGGAGCCGCTGGACCGGTTCAGCCGGGAAAAGATCCGGGACACGGTGGTGTTTTTCGGGTCGGCGCGGATCACGGAGGACGGACCGCTGGCGCGGTATTATCACGAGGCGCGGGAGTTCGCGCGGCTGATCACGCAGTGGTCGAACGCGCTGGAGCCGCCGACGAGGCGGTTCGTGGTGTGCACGGGCGGAGGACCGGGGATCATGGAGGCGGCCAACCGGGGGGCGCGGGACGCGGGCGGGAAGTCGATCGGGCTGAACATCGCGCTGCCGCACGAGCAGTATCCGAATCCGTATATCACGCCGGAGCTGAATTTCGAATTCAACTACTTTTTCATGCGGAAATTCTGGTTCGCGTATCTGGCGAAGGCGCTGATCGTTTTTCCGGGAGGATTCGGGACGCTGGACGAGCTGACGGAGCTGCTGACGCTGGCGCAGACGCAGAAGCTCGAGAAGAAGATCATGATCATGCTGTACGGGCGGGAGTACTGGCGGGAGATCATCAATTTCGACGCGCTGGCGCGGCACGGGATGATCAGCCCGGAGGATCTGGAGCTGATGGAATTCGTCGACGACGTGCACACGGCGCTGGACCATCTGAAGAAATTCCTGACGGAGAATTACCTGCAGCCGCAGCAGATCCGGGCGGCGGAAGAGATGCCGGACATCGCGAAATCGCGGCTGTGA
- the lpxD2 gene encoding UDP-3-O-acylglucosamine N-acyltransferase 2 translates to MRLKELAERLGCELRAAQPGDGEKEITGVAGMEHAGPSEITFLANPKYAHKVKGTRAGAIIVSAAAGGLHIPALVSENPYLDFARALELFYQPPKPQPGIHPTAVIAASAAVGEGVSIGAYAVIGERVKIGRGTVIHPHVVIYEGAEIGEDCVLHAHSSVREHCRLGNRVVLQNGVVIGGDGFGFAKKKDGTHYKIVQSGPAVLEDDVEVQTLSSVDRATVGETRVKRGAKIDSLVQVGHACVVGEDNIICAQTGLAGSSVLGKNVLLAGQVGVSGHLTIHDNVVVYAQSGIGGDVEAGSVVSGSPAFDAALWRRAVTAFPRLPELMKTVRELEKRVAALEKGTGERPE, encoded by the coding sequence ATGCGGCTGAAGGAACTGGCTGAGAGGCTGGGCTGCGAACTGCGCGCGGCGCAGCCCGGCGACGGGGAAAAAGAGATCACGGGCGTGGCGGGGATGGAGCATGCGGGACCGTCGGAGATCACGTTTCTGGCGAATCCGAAGTACGCGCACAAGGTGAAGGGGACGCGCGCGGGGGCGATCATCGTGTCGGCGGCGGCGGGCGGGCTGCACATTCCGGCGCTTGTGAGCGAGAACCCGTATCTGGACTTCGCGCGGGCGCTGGAGCTGTTCTATCAGCCGCCGAAGCCGCAGCCGGGGATTCATCCGACGGCGGTGATTGCGGCGTCGGCGGCGGTGGGGGAAGGGGTGTCGATCGGCGCGTATGCGGTGATCGGGGAGCGGGTGAAGATCGGGCGGGGGACGGTGATCCATCCGCATGTGGTGATTTACGAAGGGGCGGAGATCGGGGAAGACTGCGTGCTGCATGCGCACAGCTCGGTGAGGGAGCACTGCCGGCTGGGCAACCGGGTGGTGCTGCAGAACGGGGTGGTGATCGGGGGCGACGGGTTCGGATTTGCGAAGAAGAAGGACGGGACGCACTACAAGATCGTGCAGTCCGGACCGGCGGTGCTGGAGGACGACGTGGAGGTGCAGACGCTGAGCTCGGTGGACCGGGCGACGGTGGGGGAGACGCGGGTGAAGCGCGGGGCGAAGATCGATTCGCTGGTGCAGGTGGGGCATGCGTGCGTGGTGGGGGAGGACAACATCATCTGCGCGCAGACGGGGCTCGCCGGGTCGAGCGTGCTGGGGAAGAACGTGCTGCTGGCGGGGCAGGTGGGGGTGTCGGGGCACCTGACGATCCATGACAACGTGGTGGTGTACGCGCAGAGCGGGATCGGGGGGGACGTGGAGGCGGGGAGCGTGGTGTCGGGCTCGCCGGCGTTCGACGCGGCGCTGTGGCGGAGGGCGGTGACCGCATTCCCGCGGCTGCCAGAGCTGATGAAGACGGTGAGAGAATTGGAAAAGCGCGTCGCAGCACTGGAAAAAGGAACAGGAGAAAGACCGGAATGA